In the genome of Pontibacter actiniarum, the window TGGCCTAGTTTAGCGAGCTGCAGGCTATCCAGCGGCGTGTGCGGCAGTACTCCTTTCATCCGCAGCTCCATGTCCTGCTCTACGGCATAGTCCGGCTTTAAACCACCTGCCGCCAGCTGTTCCTTCGCCTTCAGGTAAAGCTCATACGACAGCTGCTGCGGCATTCCCTCACCTTCGCGCACCAACACCCGCGCACCTTTCGGAAGCGCGCCGTTACAGCCTCCTATCGAGGCCATATGCTCTGTACTGGCACAACTCTGCAGGCACACAAACAGCAGGCATGCGACTCCCCTAAGCAACTTGTTTACTCCCGGCATACTTACTCTCCCCTGCTTTTAAAGCCCTGCCTGCCCCGCAGGATATCAAAGAAGAGCTTGAAGTCTGACGCCAAGCTGTAGAAAGGGTACTTGAAGGTAGCGGGCTTGTTGCGCTCAAAGAAGAAATGCCCGACCCACGCAAAGCCGTACCCGATCAGGGGCACCAACAGCAGCCAGGCAAAGGCTCCCGAAAAGATCGCCGCCAGGGCCACCAGTATCAAGAGCCCCGTGCCGGTAAAGTGCAGCACGCGGGAGGTGGTGTTCTGGTGCTCCGACAGGTAGTAAGGGTAAAACTCTCTCAGCGAACGGTAACGGTGCTCTGGCTGGTTCATACTTACAAAGGTTTGGTTCTAGTACAATTTACTCATTTTAATGGGTCTGTTCAAGCAGGGGAGGGCAAATTAGTGCCGCCGCCCCAAACATTTCGTCCGCCTCCCGGTTCCATACCCGAAGAAGACTACTACAGTGACCTTTTGAGATTAAGGTGTGTTCGGCCGGGGCTATTAGCCCCGGCCTTTCCTTTGCAGGGCCTTTTGTAGCACCTACGCCCCGTTGTGGAGGCTTTTGAGCCGACCCGCCGCCGCCGGGGAAGTATAATCCCGACATTTCTGTTAACTTTATATAAATACCGCAACAGGCTTTAAAACAGACTAACCTTCCAGCTTATGAAACGCTTTTCACTTATCGGCTCCCTGCTGCTGCTTGCCTCGGCGGCTGTGGCCCAGAATGCCTACAACATCTCCCTGGACCTCAAAAATGTACAGAGCGACCAGGTAAAGGTGGTGATAAACACGCCTGAGGTAAAGGAGAAGGAGGCGACGTATATTATTCCGAGCGTTATCCCCGGCTCTTATGCGCAGAAGGACTACGGCCGCTTCGTGAGCCAGTTTAAAGCCTATGATGCCAAAGGGCGCAAGCTCAAAACCGCAAAACAGGGCAACAACCTCTACTTTATCAAAAAAGCCAACAAGCTGGCCCGCATTGAGTATGTGGTGGATGATACCTGGGATGTAGAAAAGGAGGATAACTATATCTTTCAGCCGGGCGGCACCAACATCGACGCCGGGAACAACTTTGTTATTAACCACTTCGGGTTCTACGGCTACCTGGAGGGCTATAAGATGCTGCCTTACACCGTGCAGGTGCAGAAGCCCGCAGAGCTTTTAGCGGCTTCCTCTTTAGAGGTGCAGCACCAGTCGCCGGAGCTGGATGTGGTGCAGGCGCCGAATTTTGTACGCCTTGCCGATGCCCCGATCATGTACAGCCGCCCCGACACGGCCAGCTTCCGAACGGGCAATACCACGGTCTCCGTGGCGGTGCACTCTGAAACAGGCATGGTGAAAGCCGACAGCGTCCGCGAAATGATCAAACCGCTGGCCCTGGCCCTGACCAACTTCTTTGGCGGCATGCCCGTGGACCGCTACCAGTTCATCATGTACTTTCCCAGCGTGGGAGGCCCGTCGAATGTAACGCGCTACGGCGGCTTTGGCGCGCTGGAGCACTCGTACAGCTCTATGTACTTCCTGCCTGAACAAAGCGGAGACGGTCTCCGCAGCATGGTACTGGACGTGGCCTCGCACGAGTTTCTGCACATCCTCACCCCCCTGAACGTGCACAGCGAAGAAATCGAGTACTTTGACTTTAAAGACCCGAAGCTGTCTCAGCACCTGTGGCTGTACGAGGGCGTTACGGAGTACTTCTCACAGCTCGTGCAGCTGCACGAGGGACTGAAGGGCTATGAGGCGTTTCAGGAGGAGGTAATGGAAAAGATGCGCCGCGCCAGCGAACACCCCGACGTCTCCTTTACCGAGATGAGCCGCCGCATTATAGAACCCGAGTTTCAGGACATGTATGTGAATGTCTACCAAAAGGGCGCCCTTATCGGCCTGCTGCTCGACATCCGCCTAAAGGAGCTTAGCGATGGCCAAATGGGCCTACGCGAGCTGCTGCTGGACCTGTCGAAGGAATACGGCCCCAACAAACCGTTTAAAGATGATGAGTTGATTGACGTGATCGTGGCCAAAACCTACCCGGAGGTTCGCCAGTTCTTCAACGACTACGTGATCGGCAGCACGCCCTTGCCTTACCAGGAGTACTACAGCAAAATCGGCTGGAGCTTTACCGATAAGAAGCCGGGCACAAAGCTAACCTTCGGCGAGTTCAGGCTGGGCTATGAAAAGGACAAGAAGTTCTTTTGGGTGGCCGACCCAATGAACAACACCATGGGCCTGCAGCAGTACGACATACTTTACGCCGTGAACGGGGAGCCCCTGACCGAGGAAAACATCTACCGCCTGCTTACACCCGTGATAGAGCCTCAGACAGACACCCCTGTGGAGCTTGCCTATGTGCGCCAGGAGCAAATGCACCAGGAGCAGTTTACACCGCGCAAAGAAAGTATCGACCTGAAGTTTGTAGTGGAGGATGATACAACCGCCACGCCCGCACAGCTGCGGTTGCGCCAGCAGGTACTAAAGCAGGTACCGCAGGCAGTAGAGGCGGCAGACCTGTAGGAAAAAACACCTGTGACCCAGAGCCTTTCTGTGCCATAGGCGTAGCCTGCACCAGATGTAACTGCACAGGTTTAGAAAGGAACAGCCCTGGCAGCAGTTAGTTAAATAAAATCGCTTGCCAGCGCCAGCACAAGCCCCAGGAGTGTCGCCACCAGCTTATTTCGGTTAAAGTGGTGGTCAGGGCTGCTCTCAAAGAGAATGGTGGTGGAAATATGCAGGAAGTTGCCGGCAACCAAACCGGTTAAGGCCGTATAAACCATCCCGCCCGAGGCCTCGTGAGACAGCAGGGTGTTGCTTACCAGGATGCCCAGCGGTGACCCGGCGGCAAAAACGAGGAGCCACAGAAAAGCCTTCCGGAAGTTCTCCAACCGTGACATCAGCACCGACATCAGCGCAAAAGCAGCCGGAATGTGGTGCAGCGTAACACCCAGCAGCACCAGGTAAAAGCTGTCAGCAGTGTGGGCATGGCCACCATGCGTGTGGCCGCGCTCTACCAGTATGCTCCCTTCCAGAAAAGCGTGCACAAACAGCGAGCCCAGCAACAGAAACGGCATGGAGTCGGTACGCCCGTGGTGATGGTGCATGTGGCCGTGCTCCACGCCGTGGGAGAACAGCTCCAGCACCAGCTGTAAGAAGAAGCCCGCCAGCACCCAGTACCCCACCCGGTACGGGTTGGTCGCACTGTCGGCAAGCACGTCGGGGAGCAGGTGAATGATGGTGATGGTAAACAGGTAGGCACCGCTGAACGCAAGCGCCATCTTCAGCCACTTGGTTTTGTTAGGCGGGAACACCTTCACCAAAAAGCCGGAGAGCACCACCGAAAAGAAGAGGGCAAGTATAGCTACAACCATGCAGGGCCGTTATTTCTTGAGCACAAATATCATTCGGTCGCTGGAGTCCTGGTCATACGGGCGCAAAGCATAGTCTCCGAACGTATCGACCATGCGCAGCTGCGTCATCTTAAAGTACTCCAGAAAATCCTCCTGCCGCAGCGCACGCACCCGCTCCTCGAAGTAATACTCCTGACCGTTATCCTGGAAGCGGATGGTTTTAATGATAAAGCCATTCTCTACGCCGCGCGTTATTTTAAAGTTTATCCCCTGCACCTCTTTCTCCTCCTCTGCCACCAGGGAGCCGATCACCTTGTCGGTATTCATGAAGTCGACCACCAGTTTGCCGCCGTGCTTCAGGCTTTTGGCGGTGGAGCACAGCGCCACCACGTTTTCGGTATCGTTGTCGAAGTAGCCGAAGCTGGTAAAGAGATTGACTACAAAGTCGAAGCTTTCGGGCCGGAACACCTCGCGCATGTCGTGCACAGCGAAATGCAGGCGCTCATTCTCAAACTGCTTCGCGTAGCGAATGCTCTGCTCCGACAGGTCGATACCCGTTACGTCAAAGCCTTTCTGGTTCAGGTAGAGCGAGTGCCGGCCCTTGCCACAAGCCAGGTCCAGTATCTTCTCCTGCGGCTTGGGGTGCAGGTAAGCCATCAGGTTGTCCATAAAATGCTGGGCCTCCCGCATGTCGCGGTCCCTGTAAAGTATGTGGTAATACGGTGAGTCGAACCAGGTACTGAACCACTCTGCTGTCTCCTGCTGTGCTGCCATGAATTCTCTAAAAGCAATTAAGTTGCAAATATAAGCATTTTAATCGAACCCCTGTATACGCCATGGGATTATAGCGGGCAGCGGGGTGCCTGCATCGAACTACAAAGGCACAAAAAAGCCTGCCGTTGCTGTTTACGAACAACAACGGCAGGCTTTTTTTATTTTTTGGCTGGACTAGTGGCGCGTGGCGCCCGCCTCTGTATTCGTCTCGGTAGCCTCCATTACGCTGTCGCCTTTCTGGATGGTGTTTCCGCCCAGGTCGCGGTCCGGCATTACCTGCTCTTTCTCGTTTGTGTGCTGCACGGCACCAGGGGCAATTTCAGGAGAGCCTGCGTCAGAAACATTGTAAGTATCACGGGTGCCTGGCTCCACGTACTCAGTAGAAACTTTCTCATCTGGTCTCAGGTCAGACGGAGTACCGCAGGAGGCCATAAACAAACCGCAAGCTGCGGCAAATACTGCTATTACGTTCTTGTTCATTTTTATACTTTTTATACTGCTTCTAAACTGGGCACACCTTCCGTACGGAAGGCAAGCGCCCTATTTATTAATTATTTACGACTTCAGCGCGCTGATAGGTTGTGGTACTGCTAGGCCAGCAGGTTCTTACGGCGCAGCAGGCTCTCCATCAGCTTCAGGTCGTTAGGGCTGTTGAAGATGCGGAACGGCATGTTTATAAACACCGGCACCTGAAACGTGCGCGCCAACCAGCCTTTCCAGCCGCCCGGCATCTGGGCATCGCTAGGAGGCTGTAGCCACAGCATGTAAGAATCCTCCGTTTTCTGCGCCTTCTGAATCATGTCCCAGTTCAGGGTCATGCCCTCGCGCTCGTTGCGCTTCAGGATAATCTGGCGCTGGTCTACCTCGTAGGTCAGTTTCTCAAACAGCGGGCTGCCCTGCTCTACCTGCGTCACGCTCATTACCTGGGCGGAGCGCAGCAGCACGAACAGCAGCGTTACGATAACGGCGAAGGCTACCCACCACCACGAAAAGCTGAACACGGCAGGCAACAGCAGTAGCACCAGCGGAATCAGGGCATACCACCAGTCTTTGCGCCATACCTGGCCCAGCGCCATGCGGGTATACATGTTTTTGTCTAACTGGTACTTCTTTGTGCGGATGGCCAGCGGGTTAGAACCCTGTGCCATTCGGCGCCCTCTTTGGTTTGGTTGCTGCATAAAATAATAAGTGTAAAATCTTCTCTGTCTTTCTCTTCCGGCCCCTCCGGCCAAGCCTGCAGAGCGAAATCAAGTATAAAGCCTTCTATCAGGAAGGCGGCACCTTTAAAAAGCCTTCAGGCTCAGGTCGATGCTTCTGTTTGAGTGGGTCAGGGCGCCTACGGAGATAAAGTCCACGCCACACTCCGCCACGGCCCGGATAGTTTCCTCGGTAATACCGCCGGAGGCCTCTGTTTCGTACTTCCCGCCGATCATTCGCACCGCCTCCCGCATCATATCGGTGCTCATGTTGTCGAGCATGATGCGGTCGATGCCTCCCGTCTCCAGCGTTTCCTGTACTTCCTGCAGGTTGCGCGTCTCCACCTCAATCTTCAGGCTTTTGCCCTTCTCCTGCAGGTACTGCTGGGTGGCGGTGATGGCTTCGCGGATGCCGCCGGCGTAGTCCACGTGGTTGTCTTTGAGCATCACCATGTCGTAGAGGCCAAAGCGGTGGTTCTGCCCGCCCCCGATCACAACTGCCCATTTCTCAATTATCCGGAAGTTGGGCGTGGTCTTGCGGGTGTCCAGCAATTTGGCACCCGTGCCCTCAATAAGGGAGGCCAGGTAATGCGTATAGGTGGCGATACCGCTCATGCGCTGCATGCAGTTCAGCACCAGTCGCTCGGCAGTAAGTATGCTTTGCGCCTTCCCCTTTACGGTAAAAGCCACATCGCCATACGTTATGGCGGTCCCATCCTTCAGGAGCACATCCAGTTGCAGCGCAGGGTCCACGGCTCTGAAGATATAGCCAGCCAGCTCTACGCCAGCTAGTATCCCTTCGCCCTTTACCAGCAGTCGCGCCTGGTTCTGTGCATCGGCAGGTATGGCCGCCAGCGAGGAGTGGTCGCCGTCGCCAACGTCTTCGGCCAGCGCCCGGGCGATAAACTCGCTGATGCTATTTTCGGTCAGGTATGTCGGTTTCACGGTGCAAAAATAAAAAAAGGCTCGGTATAAACTCCGAGCCTTTTTAAAAATCTCATTATTATTGTCTTAATCTTTGATAAAGTTCATAGAGTGGATAAGGTATTTGCCGTTGGCTGACTTCATCCGGATCAGCACGGTGTAGGAACCGCCCTTGGAAGCATAGGTGCCGATGGCGTACAGCTGCCCTTTGTCGGAGGTGCCGTTGTGGTTCACGCTAAAGTCCACGGGTGCGTTTTTGGAGAAGAAGTTCTTCATCACAAACTCCGCCTGCGTGCTGCTGTAGCTGGTGGCGTCGCCGCCATCCAGGGTGATCTCCACCATGTTGCCAAAGTTTTTAGACAGGTCCTTGGCGGAGCCCACCTTCATTGCCTGTTTTACGCTGTTCATGGCATCACCTTGCGCCACCGCCTGCCCTGCCGTAAAGAACATGGCTACCATCAACATCGAGAATACAACTGCAAAGTGTTTAAAGTTTTTCATAATACCGTTTGTGATCTTGCCCATACATGAGCCAAAACTATGCCAAGTGCTGGCGCGCACTTCGCATCTCTAAAGGTAAGAGGTTTATCTAAATAAAGAAACACCTGCAGCACCTGAATTAAGCCGCCGACTAAAACCTTCGGGGCGCTTAGCCAGTAGCCGCTATAAGGAGCCGTGGCTAAATGGGGCCTCTCGCTTCAAAGATTATAGCTATATTTGCGCCATGGACAAAAAGGTACTCTTAGTGATTTTGGACGGGTGGGGCCTTGGCACCGACCCTGAGGTTTCGGCCATTCAGAAAGCCAACACACCGTTCATCGATTCGATCCTTGAAAAATACCCTACTACCACCCTGCATGCCTCCGGCGAATACGTGGGCTTGCCAGAGGGCCAGATGGGAAACTCCGAAGTAGGGCACATGAACCTCGGCGCAGGCCGCGTGGTGTACCAGGACCTGGTGCGCATCAACAAAGCCATTGCGGAACGCAAGTTAGCCACCATGCCAGCTCTGGCCGATGCCTTTACCTACGCTAAGGAAAATAAGAAACCCGTACATTTTATAGGCCTGCTGTCGGACGGGGGCGTGCACTCGCACATAGACCACCTGAAGGCGCTCTGCACCGCAGCCTACGACCAGGAGCTGCATGAAGTGTACATCCACGCCTTTACCGATGGCCGCGACACCGACCCTAAGGGAGGCGTTAAGTATATAAACGAACTGGAGGAGCACCTGGAGAACACCTCCGGCACCATCGCCTCTATTGTAGGGCGCTACTACGCCATGGACCGCGACAACCGCTGGGAGCGCGTGAAGCTGGCCTATGACCTGCTGGTGAAAGGGGAGGGGGAGAAGTCCCAGAACCTGATCAAATCCATGCTGACTTCCTACAATGCCGGCGTGACCGATGAGTTTATCAAGCCGATCGTGAAGGTGAACGATAACCAGGAGCCGATTGCCACGATTAAGAACGGCGATGTGGTTATCTGCTTTAACTTCCGCACCGACCGTGGCCGTGAGATCACACAGGTGCTGACGCAGCGCGACTTCCCGGAGCAGGACATGCACAAGCTCGACCTGCGCTACATCACCATGACGACGTACGATGAGACGTTTGAGGGCGTACAAGCCATTTTTGAGAAAGACAACCTGAACAACACGCTGGGCGAAGTGCTGAGCAAGGCGGGCAAGAAGCAAATCCGCATCGCCGAGACAGAGAAGTACCCCCACGTGACCTTCTTCTTCTCGGGTGGCCGCGAGTCGCAGTTTGAGGGCGAGAGCCGCCTGCTGTGCCCGTCGCCAAAGGTTGCCACCTATGACCTGCAGCCGGAGATGAGCGCCTACGATATCCGCGACGCCATTGTGCCGGAGCTGGAGAAGAAGAGCGCCGACTTTATCTGCCTGAACTTCGCCAACCCAGACATGGTAGGCCATACCGGCGTGTTTGAGGCCGCCGTGCAAGCCTGCGAAGTGGTAGACAAGTGCGCGGAGCAAGTGATCACGACGGCACTGGAGAGCAACTACGACATCATCGTGATTGCAGACCACGGCAACGCCGATATGATGATTAACCCCGACGGCACGCCAAACACAGCCCACACCACCAACCTGGTGCCTTGCGTACTGGTGAGTAATGACTTTAAAGGCACACTGCACGAAGGCAAGCTCGGCGACATCGCCCCAACCATACTGGAGCTGATGGGCCTGCAGCAGCCGGAGGATATGAACGGAACATCCCTGATAAACCATTAAATAAGAACTGTGGCCAAGTACAAGTATAAACCGCTGCTTTGGGTGGGCCTGCTGCTTGCCACCGTTTCCTGTGAGAGACCCACTCCGCCTACATCTGCCGAGGCGGAGGCCTCTTACGACCTGACCGCTTACCTGGCGCAGCAGCGGCAGGAGCTGGAGGCTGAGCGGCCGATGGTACTGAAGTCGGTTGCCACACAGGGCCTCGCTCCGGAGGTAGTGGAGACTTCCGAAGTTGACTGGGAGGATGAGCTGGCCGTGTTTGAGGAGGCTGACCTGAACCGCCCTTCGCTGCAGGAGTACTACACCAAGCAGGAGCAGGTGCTGGAGGATGGCAGCGTTGCCGTAGAGTACCGGAAGCTGCCGGAGGCCGCCCCCCAAGTGCACTACCTGCGCCTCCTCCTGAGCCCCAAAGGCCAGTTAAGGCAGCTTACGGCCACGCTGCAGGATAAGAACCTGATTTACTACTCACAGCGCAACATAGCCCTCAGCACCGACCCACAGACCGGCGATATAGCCAGCTATAACGTGGACGGGGTGCAGAAAATGATTTTCGGCGATTCGCTGCACTACGAGGTGAAAGCCAACCTGTAGCACAGGGTGTATTAACTTTTTTGCAGCCACACATCCGGTGGTTTTTTGTTAACTTGCAGGCGCACTTATACTTCCTGCACATGCGCACGCTTGCTCTTTCCGCTGTTTTATTCCTGGCCCTCGCGGTTTACGGCTTTGCCC includes:
- a CDS encoding DUF4783 domain-containing protein codes for the protein MKNFKHFAVVFSMLMVAMFFTAGQAVAQGDAMNSVKQAMKVGSAKDLSKNFGNMVEITLDGGDATSYSSTQAEFVMKNFFSKNAPVDFSVNHNGTSDKGQLYAIGTYASKGGSYTVLIRMKSANGKYLIHSMNFIKD
- the nadC gene encoding carboxylating nicotinate-nucleotide diphosphorylase; this translates as MKPTYLTENSISEFIARALAEDVGDGDHSSLAAIPADAQNQARLLVKGEGILAGVELAGYIFRAVDPALQLDVLLKDGTAITYGDVAFTVKGKAQSILTAERLVLNCMQRMSGIATYTHYLASLIEGTGAKLLDTRKTTPNFRIIEKWAVVIGGGQNHRFGLYDMVMLKDNHVDYAGGIREAITATQQYLQEKGKSLKIEVETRNLQEVQETLETGGIDRIMLDNMSTDMMREAVRMIGGKYETEASGGITEETIRAVAECGVDFISVGALTHSNRSIDLSLKAF
- the gpmI gene encoding 2,3-bisphosphoglycerate-independent phosphoglycerate mutase — translated: MDKKVLLVILDGWGLGTDPEVSAIQKANTPFIDSILEKYPTTTLHASGEYVGLPEGQMGNSEVGHMNLGAGRVVYQDLVRINKAIAERKLATMPALADAFTYAKENKKPVHFIGLLSDGGVHSHIDHLKALCTAAYDQELHEVYIHAFTDGRDTDPKGGVKYINELEEHLENTSGTIASIVGRYYAMDRDNRWERVKLAYDLLVKGEGEKSQNLIKSMLTSYNAGVTDEFIKPIVKVNDNQEPIATIKNGDVVICFNFRTDRGREITQVLTQRDFPEQDMHKLDLRYITMTTYDETFEGVQAIFEKDNLNNTLGEVLSKAGKKQIRIAETEKYPHVTFFFSGGRESQFEGESRLLCPSPKVATYDLQPEMSAYDIRDAIVPELEKKSADFICLNFANPDMVGHTGVFEAAVQACEVVDKCAEQVITTALESNYDIIVIADHGNADMMINPDGTPNTAHTTNLVPCVLVSNDFKGTLHEGKLGDIAPTILELMGLQQPEDMNGTSLINH
- a CDS encoding ZIP family metal transporter, whose product is MVVAILALFFSVVLSGFLVKVFPPNKTKWLKMALAFSGAYLFTITIIHLLPDVLADSATNPYRVGYWVLAGFFLQLVLELFSHGVEHGHMHHHHGRTDSMPFLLLGSLFVHAFLEGSILVERGHTHGGHAHTADSFYLVLLGVTLHHIPAAFALMSVLMSRLENFRKAFLWLLVFAAGSPLGILVSNTLLSHEASGGMVYTALTGLVAGNFLHISTTILFESSPDHHFNRNKLVATLLGLVLALASDFI
- a CDS encoding SAM-dependent methyltransferase, translated to MAAQQETAEWFSTWFDSPYYHILYRDRDMREAQHFMDNLMAYLHPKPQEKILDLACGKGRHSLYLNQKGFDVTGIDLSEQSIRYAKQFENERLHFAVHDMREVFRPESFDFVVNLFTSFGYFDNDTENVVALCSTAKSLKHGGKLVVDFMNTDKVIGSLVAEEEKEVQGINFKITRGVENGFIIKTIRFQDNGQEYYFEERVRALRQEDFLEYFKMTQLRMVDTFGDYALRPYDQDSSDRMIFVLKK
- a CDS encoding DUF962 domain-containing protein, with product MNQPEHRYRSLREFYPYYLSEHQNTTSRVLHFTGTGLLILVALAAIFSGAFAWLLLVPLIGYGFAWVGHFFFERNKPATFKYPFYSLASDFKLFFDILRGRQGFKSRGE